TATCACTAAAAGCGTGACAAGAAATTCAAAAGAATAAAATTTAAAGCCAATGATTAAAATAATTAATAAAAATAACAAAGTTTTCATTGTTTTCCTTTGATGTGTTTAATGTAAGTATAAACATATTCAAAACCAGAGTACAAAGTAAGAAAAAGAGCTATATAAAGCAAAAATTGCGCAAAAGGCCATTGCATAATTAAAAAAATAATTGCAACCATTTGAAAAGCGGTTTTAAGCTTTCCAAAAAAAGAAGCACCGACGCTTAAGTTTTCGCTTAGCATCACCACTCTAAATCCTGTAATAAAAAACTCGCGTACTAAAATAAGATATATAACCCAAACATCAGCTCTTTTAAGCACTAAAATTCCTATAAATGCAGCCAAGATAAGCATTTTGTCCGCCAAGGGATCTAAGATGGCGCCAAGTTTTGTAGTCTGATTCCAAGTTCTAGCAATATAGCCGTCAAAAAAATCTGTCAAAGCAGCGATCCCAAAAGTCAAACAAGCAAAATAATTAATCCAGCTTTGATGGATATTTTCAAAATGATAAGTGAGTAAAAAAAATAATAAAGGAGCTAAAAAAATCCTTAGACTAGCAAGTATATTAGGTAAATTCATTATAAACCTCAAAAAAATAAAATATCTAAATTTTAATCAAAAATAATAAATATTTAAAGATTTTTGATATTTATAATCAAAAATCTTTATTTTTTAAATAAATAAAGAATTTACGCTTTCATTATGATAAACTCTGCGAATAACTTCTCCGAAAATTGGGGCAACGCTTAAAACTTTAATTTTGCTATTTTCTTGTTTTAAAGCTATAGTGTCGGTAACTGCCAGCTCATCTAAAGCATCGCTGGCAATTCTTTCGTATGCAATACCACTTAAAACCGCGTGAGTACAACAAGCCATAACTGATTTTGCGCCTTTTGATTTAAAGACTTCTGCGGCTTTGACTATACTTCCAGCTGTATCGATAATATCATCGACTAAAATCACTTCTTTATCTTTTACATCGCCAATTACATTCATCACTTCGCTTTCATTGGCTCTTTCTCTTCGTTTATCGACAATAACAATATCAAGTCCTAAATTTTTAGCCACACTTCTAGCTCTTGCTACTCCGCCAATATCTGGACTTGCTATGATAGGGTTTTTAAAATTTTTTGCTTTAATATAATCATTAAAAACTATGCTTCCATAAAGATTATCAACGGGTATATCGAAAAATCCTTGAATTTGTCCTGCATGTAAATCTATAGTTGCTACACGATTAATTCCAGCAGCTTGCATTAAATTCGCCACAAGTTTCGCTGTAATAGGTACCCTTGGAGTCGCTTTTCTATCTTGTCTTGCATAGCCAAAATAAGGCACAATTGCTGTGATGGAATTTGCACTCGAACGACGCAAGGCATCGGTTAAAATAAGAAGTTCCATTAAATTATCATTTGTTGGCGCACAAGTACTTTGTATGATAAAAACATCTTTTCCGCGCACGCTTTCGTCTATTTGAACGCTAATTTCGCCGTCGCTAAAACGCTTTATGCCTGATTCGCTTAAGGGTAAAGAAAGATATTTTGAAATTTTTTTAGCAAATTCTATATTTGCAGAACCAGAAAAAATCTTATAACCTCGCATTAATTCAACCTTAATAAAGAAAATTAAAAGCAGTATTTTATAACATTAAGGCTTAAAAAAATAAAAATTTTTTTAAAGCTTTTCATAATAAACACCTTTTGAGCTAAAGACTTTTTTAAAGTAAATATTTTCAGGTACTAAATCAGCATTTCCTATATAAAGTCTTCCTGTAGTGCTAAGAAGTTTGTAGAAATTTTCTAGCAATTTTATTTTAGAATCATAATCGAAATAAATCATCATATTTCTTGAAACAATGATATCAAATTTGCTAAATTGAGGAAATTTGGGATCAAAAACATTATAAAGCTCAAAACGACAATTGCAAATTTCTTTCTTATTTATAGTGTAAAATTCATCATTTTGGGTAAAAAATTTCTTTTTTTCTATTTCACTTAATCTTTGCAAGGTGCGTCCTGTATATTTTCCAATTTTGGCTTTATTTATCATTTCATTATTAATATCTATGCCAGTAATTTGTAAATTTTTAACGAAATTTTGTGCCCCAAGTATAGCTAAAGAATATACTTCTTCACCACTAGAACAGGGTGCGCTAAGGATATTGACTGTTCTGTCTAAACTTTTGGCATAAAAAATAATTTCTTTAAGTTGAGTGAGTTCTCTGTGGAAATAGGTTTCATTGATGGTAATGAAGTCAAGTGTATTTTGTCTTAATTCTGTGTTGAATTTTAATTTAGCAACAAATTCTTTAAAATCAGTAATATTAAAGCGTTTAAAAAAAGTACTAAGTTTGAGGGGTAAAATATCTTTTTTATCACTTAAATCAATTCCGCTGATTTCATTAATAATTTTTATAAATTCATAAAGTTCTTGTTCATTGATATGAAAATTGTTCATCGCCTATTCCTGTTCTACAAAATGGATAATTTCTCTTTTTATTTCATTAAGACTCATTTGTTTTAAATGCGGATTTAACTCTTTGGCTTTTTTTGGCATTCCATACACAATACTATCTTCTTCGCTTTCGCAAATACATTTAGCACCAGCCTTGTAAAGTTCAAGCATCGCTTTAGCACCATCATCTCCCATTCCAGTGAGAATAATGGCTAGAATTTTATTGGTTTTTGCTAGTGAAATAGCTGAATGAAAAAGCAAATCAACACTTGGTTTAAAATTGGTTGTTTTTTGACTATGAGTGGCACTTAAATTTAAATTTCCGTTCAATACAGTGTTTTTTTGGCAAATGTAAATTTTATGAGTTAGCAATTCTTTATCTTGAAGCGTTGTAACTTCACTTAAGGCTTCTTTGTTAAATTGTTTTGCAAAAGAAGGAATAAAGTCTAAACTCATATGTTGAGCAATAACAATACAAGTATTTTTAATATCAAGGTCTTTTAGCAAAAATTTAAGCTGATTGGGTCCGCCTGTAGATGAACCAATGAGAATGATTTTCATAAATACAACCTTTTGCTTTGGTTTTTTATTGTAATTTTTGAAAAATAAAATTGTTTTTAGGATAATGACAAAAGAAAGCTTTTTTTATGTTTAATTATGTTAAAATTAATGCTTATTTTGAAAATTTTAATGGAATTTTTAATGCTTAAAGAAAAAATTTATATTGCTAGCGATCATGCGGGTTTTGAGTTAAAAAGCAAAATTTGTGCATTTTTTCAAGAAAAAAATATTGTTTTTGTGGATTTAGGCACAAAGGATACACAAAGTTGTGATTATCCTGATTATGCACATTTGCTTGCAAATCATATGGATGAAAATAGTTTTGGAATTTTAATTTGTGGCACAGGTATTGGAATTTCAATCGCCGCAAATCGTCACAAAGGTATTCGTTGTGCTTTATGTAATGAGCCTTTGAGTGCTAGACTTGCTAGGGAGCACAATGATGCTAATGTTTTGGCATTAGGTGGAAGATTGACAGGGTTTGATTTGGCATTTGATATCATTGATAAATTTATTAATACAAAATTTCTAGCAGGCAGACATTTAAGACGAATTGAAAAAATAGAGGTGTGGTGATGTTTTCAAATTGGTTGATTTTAACTGTATTAATTTGTATTAGTATTTATTTGATTGTAATGTTGTTTTACTACAAAACCTTACTTCATAAAGAAAAAATTTCTAAAGATTCCATTAAAAACAATCTTGATGATACTGAAATTGTCATACGCAAACTTCAGGTGCAACTTCAAAGAAGTTTAGGAAATATTGATATTTTAACCGAAGAATTAAATAAAATCAAAAGCGACTTGACTTCTTTAAGGACTAGAAATTCTCAGTATCGTTTAGAAAATGATAAATTAAGACAAAGAATTAAAGAATTAGAAGCAAAAATAGAGGCATTGTTATGATAACTTTAACGCAAGAAGAAAAAAAATATTTACTTGATTCTATTAGGATTGTTCCAAATTTTCCAAAAGAAGGAATTATTTTTAGGGATATTACAACACTTTTGAGCAACAAAAAAGCTTTAGAATTTTTACTTTCACATTTGGCGGAGCGTTATAAATATATGAACCTAGATTTTATTACTGGAATTGAAAGTAGGGGTTTCATTTTTGCCTCCATGCTTTGTGCGAAATTAAGTATCCCTTTTGTTCCTATTAGAAAGCCAGGAAAATTGCCTTATAAAACTTTCACTTGTCATTATACTTTAGAATATGGAAGTGATAGTATAGAAATTCATCAAGATGCTTTTAGTGGAGTTAATGAAGCTAAGGTTTTGTTGGTCGATGATTTAATTGCTACTGGTGGAACGGCTTTGGCATCTTGGGAGTTGATACAAAAAGCAGGAGCGAAATGTGTAGAGGCTTGTTTTTTGATCAATCTTAAGGATTTAAATGGAGCTAATGAGCTGGCAAAATTAACTCCTGTTTATAATGTTTTAGAGTTGTAAAATGATAGAAGAAAATTTGAAAGAATTATTGCTCCAATACAAAGATTGGGCTTACTTAATTATATTTTTGTGGTGCATTTTAGAAGGTGAGATGGCTTTGATTTTAGGTGGAATTTTTGCCCATGAAGGCCATGTGAATTTGGCAATGATTGTTTTTGTCGCTGGACTTGGTGGTTTTGTGGGTGATCAAATTTATTTTTACATAGGAAGATATAATAAAAAATACATTCAAAAAAAGCTTAAAACACAAAGGCGTAAATTTGCAGTTGCACACTTACTTTTGCAACGATTTGGTTGGCCTATAATTTTCGTGCAACGCTATATGTATGGATTTAGGACGGTTATTCCTATGAGTATAGGTATAACCAGATATAGTTCGAAAAAATTTGCCTTTATCAATCTTTTAAGCGCTTGGGTTTGGGCGGCTATTACAATATTGCTTGCTTGGTATTTTGGAGGGCAAATTTGGCAGGCAGTGACTTGGGCTGAGCAGCATTGGTATTACGCTGCTTTGATTATCATTAGTTTTATTTCTCTTTTGCTTTTTGGATTTAAGCAAATGGAGAGAGCGATTTTAAGTAAAAGGAAAAAAAATGAATTTTGAATTGAGTGCAAAAAAAATCACACAAATAAAAGCAGATTTTGAAGTTGTTTTTATACAGGATAAAAATTTAAAGAATTTTTCTAAAGCTAAAGATTTATTTAAAATCAATGATTATAAAGGCGAGGGAGCTTGTCTTGATTTAGCAAATAAAATTCTTTATATTGAGCTCAAGAGTTTAGAATATGAAGATATTAGAATGGCTTGTTTTAATATCTATAAAACTTTATCAAAATTAAATATTAAAAGTATAAAAATTCCAAGCATACTAGGAAAATGCGTTGTGATGAGTTTTTCATCTTTGGTGCAAGGTTTTAAATTTGGCGTTTATGAATTTAATAAATATAAAAGCGAGAAAAAAATCTCAAGTCTTGAAAAAATCATTATTTCCTATGAGGAAATTAATGGCAAGGAATTTGATAAAAAAGAGGCGCAAATTGGTATTAATATGGGAGAGATTTTGGCAAATGCTACTAATTTTACTAAAGATATTGTCAATGAAATTCCACAAATTTACACCCCTTTAAAAATGGCAGAAGATGCTTTAAGTCTTGCTAAAGAAAATAAAGATATCACATGCAAAGTTTATGATGAAAAATTCCTAAGCAAAGAAAAAATGAATGCTTTCTTAGCGGTTAATAAAGCTTCTATACACCCACCGCGTTTGATTCATTTAAGTTATAAGCCAAAAAATGCAAAGCAAAAAGTGGTTTTTGTTGGTAAAGGACTTACTTATGATAGTGGGGGCTTGAGTCTTAAACCTGCTGATTATATGCTTACGATGAAAGCAGATAAAAGTGGTGCTGCAGCTGCAATGGGCATCATTAAAGCGGTGGCCGAGTTGAAATTGGATATTGAAGTGCATTCTGTGCTTGGTGCAACGGAAAATATGATCGGAGGAGATGCTTATAAACCTGATGATGTTTTAATTTCTAGAGAAGGTGTAAGTATAGAGGTTAGAAATACTGATGCGGAAGGGCGTTTAGTATTGGCTGATTGTTTATCTTTTGCTCAAGATTTAAAGCCTGATTTACTCATTGATATGGCAACCCTTACAGGAGCTTGTGTTGTGGGACTTGGAGAATTTACAAGTGCCATTATGGGAAATAATGAAGATTTACAAAATGAT
This genomic interval from Campylobacter sp. CCS1377 contains the following:
- the rpiB gene encoding ribose 5-phosphate isomerase B yields the protein MLKEKIYIASDHAGFELKSKICAFFQEKNIVFVDLGTKDTQSCDYPDYAHLLANHMDENSFGILICGTGIGISIAANRHKGIRCALCNEPLSARLAREHNDANVLALGGRLTGFDLAFDIIDKFINTKFLAGRHLRRIEKIEVW
- a CDS encoding CheR family methyltransferase, with protein sequence MNNFHINEQELYEFIKIINEISGIDLSDKKDILPLKLSTFFKRFNITDFKEFVAKLKFNTELRQNTLDFITINETYFHRELTQLKEIIFYAKSLDRTVNILSAPCSSGEEVYSLAILGAQNFVKNLQITGIDINNEMINKAKIGKYTGRTLQRLSEIEKKKFFTQNDEFYTINKKEICNCRFELYNVFDPKFPQFSKFDIIVSRNMMIYFDYDSKIKLLENFYKLLSTTGRLYIGNADLVPENIYFKKVFSSKGVYYEKL
- the apt gene encoding adenine phosphoribosyltransferase; its protein translation is MITLTQEEKKYLLDSIRIVPNFPKEGIIFRDITTLLSNKKALEFLLSHLAERYKYMNLDFITGIESRGFIFASMLCAKLSIPFVPIRKPGKLPYKTFTCHYTLEYGSDSIEIHQDAFSGVNEAKVLLVDDLIATGGTALASWELIQKAGAKCVEACFLINLKDLNGANELAKLTPVYNVLEL
- a CDS encoding ribose-phosphate pyrophosphokinase: MRGYKIFSGSANIEFAKKISKYLSLPLSESGIKRFSDGEISVQIDESVRGKDVFIIQSTCAPTNDNLMELLILTDALRRSSANSITAIVPYFGYARQDRKATPRVPITAKLVANLMQAAGINRVATIDLHAGQIQGFFDIPVDNLYGSIVFNDYIKAKNFKNPIIASPDIGGVARARSVAKNLGLDIVIVDKRRERANESEVMNVIGDVKDKEVILVDDIIDTAGSIVKAAEVFKSKGAKSVMACCTHAVLSGIAYERIASDALDELAVTDTIALKQENSKIKVLSVAPIFGEVIRRVYHNESVNSLFI
- a CDS encoding DedA family protein, which produces MEENLKELLLQYKDWAYLIIFLWCILEGEMALILGGIFAHEGHVNLAMIVFVAGLGGFVGDQIYFYIGRYNKKYIQKKLKTQRRKFAVAHLLLQRFGWPIIFVQRYMYGFRTVIPMSIGITRYSSKKFAFINLLSAWVWAAITILLAWYFGGQIWQAVTWAEQHWYYAALIIISFISLLLFGFKQMERAILSKRKKNEF
- a CDS encoding CheB methylesterase domain-containing protein — protein: MKIILIGSSTGGPNQLKFLLKDLDIKNTCIVIAQHMSLDFIPSFAKQFNKEALSEVTTLQDKELLTHKIYICQKNTVLNGNLNLSATHSQKTTNFKPSVDLLFHSAISLAKTNKILAIILTGMGDDGAKAMLELYKAGAKCICESEEDSIVYGMPKKAKELNPHLKQMSLNEIKREIIHFVEQE
- a CDS encoding leucyl aminopeptidase produces the protein MNFELSAKKITQIKADFEVVFIQDKNLKNFSKAKDLFKINDYKGEGACLDLANKILYIELKSLEYEDIRMACFNIYKTLSKLNIKSIKIPSILGKCVVMSFSSLVQGFKFGVYEFNKYKSEKKISSLEKIIISYEEINGKEFDKKEAQIGINMGEILANATNFTKDIVNEIPQIYTPLKMAEDALSLAKENKDITCKVYDEKFLSKEKMNAFLAVNKASIHPPRLIHLSYKPKNAKQKVVFVGKGLTYDSGGLSLKPADYMLTMKADKSGAAAAMGIIKAVAELKLDIEVHSVLGATENMIGGDAYKPDDVLISREGVSIEVRNTDAEGRLVLADCLSFAQDLKPDLLIDMATLTGACVVGLGEFTSAIMGNNEDLQNDFYQTSKKSGEYTTVLHFNPHLRELIKSNIADVSNTASSRYGGAITAGLFLDKFIRKEYKDKWLHLDIAGPAYLEKSWGYNAFGASGAGVRMCIAYLLKLSSKVMK
- the pgsA gene encoding CDP-diacylglycerol--glycerol-3-phosphate 3-phosphatidyltransferase — translated: MNLPNILASLRIFLAPLLFFLLTYHFENIHQSWINYFACLTFGIAALTDFFDGYIARTWNQTTKLGAILDPLADKMLILAAFIGILVLKRADVWVIYLILVREFFITGFRVVMLSENLSVGASFFGKLKTAFQMVAIIFLIMQWPFAQFLLYIALFLTLYSGFEYVYTYIKHIKGKQ